In Pyrus communis chromosome 1, drPyrComm1.1, whole genome shotgun sequence, the following are encoded in one genomic region:
- the LOC137735974 gene encoding probable LRR receptor-like serine/threonine-protein kinase At5g10290: MVLLKMELVFAVLVWACLQSFVLPDSQGDALFSLRTSLNSSPNQLKDWNQNQVNPCTWSNVNCDSNYNVVSVILSNIGFSGILSPKLGALKNLQTLSLQGNGITGEIPKEFGNLTSLSTLNLENNNLTGEIPASLGNLKSLQFLTLNNNNLSGTIPESLSSLSNLISLQLVSNALTGKIPEQLFDVPKYNFTGNHLNCGVNLPHHCAPDTAGPGAKSKPKLGIIVGVVGGLIILLLLGGLLYFTWKRRHEGSKREVFVDVAGEVDRRIAFGQLKRFLWRELQLATDSFSEKNVLGQGGFGKVYKGVLSDNTKVAVKRLTDFESPGGDAAFQREVEMISVAVHRNLLKLIGFCTTPTERLLVYPFMQNLSVAYRLREIKPGEPVLDWPRRKQVALGTARGLEYLHEHCNPKIIHRDVKAANVLLDEDFEAVVGDFGLAKLVDVRKTNVTTQVRGTMGHIAPEYLSTGKSSERTDVFGYGIMLLELVTGQRAIDFSRLEEEDDVLLLDHVKKLEREKRLDAIVDSNLNDSFNIQEVEMMIKVALLCTQGSPEERPLMSEVVRMLEGEGLAERWEEWQNVEVTRRQEYERLQRRFDWGEDSVYNQDAIELSGGR; this comes from the exons ATGGTGTTGTTGAAAATGGAGTTGGTCTTTGCAGTTTTAGTGTGGGCTTGCTTACAGTCTTTTGTACTGCCTGATTCACAAG GAGATGCACTGTTTTCATTAAGGACTTCTTTGAATAGTTCACCCAATCAGCTCAAGGACTGGAACCAGAACCAAGTCAATCCATGCACTTGGTCCAATGTGAATTGCGACTCTAACTATAATGTCGTTTCTGT AATATTGTCCAATATTGGATTTTCTGGCATCTTGTCTCCTAAATTAGGAGCCCTGAAAAATCTTCAAACACT TTCATTACAAGGAAATGGCATAACTGGCGAGATACCAAAAGAGTTTGGAAATCTGACAAGTTTGTCCACCTTgaatttagaaaataataatttaactgGTGAAATACCAGCCTCCCTTGGCAATCTGAAAAGTCTTCAATTCTT GACTTTGAATAACAATAATCTGAGTGGTACTATCCCAGAGTCACTTTCAAGTCTTTCAAACTTGATTAGTCT TCAGCTTGTCTCCAATGCTCTCACTGGAAAAATACCTGAGCAGTTGTTTGATGTCCCAAAATACAA TTTTACAGGAAACCACCTAAACTGTGGTGTGAATCTCCCTCATCATTGTGCACCTGATACTGCTGGTCCAG GCGCTAAAAGTAAGCCGAAGCTTGGAATCATAGTTGGAGTTGTTGGGGGGCTGATCATTTTATTATTACTTGGAGGTTTACTGTACTTCACCTGGAAGCGTAGACACGAAGGCTCCAAGCGTGAAGTTTTTGTGGATGTTGCAG GTGAAGTTGACCGAAGGATTGCATTTGGCCAGTTAAAAAGATTTTTGTGGAGGGAATTGCAGCTAGCAACAGACAGCTTCAGTGAGAAAAATGTTCTAGGACAGGGAGGTTTTGGAAAAGTCTATAAAGGAGTGCTATCTGATAACACAAAAGTTGCTGTTAAGCGTCTCACTGATTTTGAAAGTCCTGGGGGGGATGCAGCTTTCCAGCGCGAAGTTGAAATGATAAGTGTAGCTGTTCACAGAAATCTATTAAAACTGATTGGATTTTGCACGACTCCAACAGAACGCCTTCTAGTGTATCCCTTTATGCAGAATTTAAGTGTTGCCTATCGGTTACGAGAGATTAAACCTGGCGAGCCTGTTTTAGATTGGCCTAGAAGAAAGCAGGTGGCATTAGGCACAGCCCGTGGGCTAGAGTACCTACATGAACATTGTAACCCTAAGATTATTCATCGAGATGTTAAGGCTGCTAATGTATTACTTGATGAAGATTTTGAAGCAGTTGTTGGCGACTTTGGCTTGGCAAAGTTGGTGGATGTTAGAAAGACTAATGTGACAACTCAAGTTCGTGGCACAATGGGTCACATAGCTCCTGAATATTTGTCCACTGGGAAGTCATCAGAAAGGACAGATGTGTTTGGCTATGGGATTATGCTTTTAGAACTTGTAACAGGACAACGGGCAATTGATTTTTCACGcttggaagaagaagatgatgtttTGTTGCTTGACCAT GTCAAAAAGCTGGAAAGGGAAAAGAGACTGGATGCTATTGTAGACAGCAATTTGAATGATAGTTTCAACATCCAAGAGGTAGAAATGATGATCAAAGTTGCACTTCTCTGTACTCAAGGATCCCCTGAAGAGCGCCCATTAATGTCGGAGGTGGTACGGATGCTCGAAGGGGAGGGTCTGGCTGAGCGCTGGGAAGAATGGCAGAACGTAGAAGTTACTCGCAGGCAAGAGTATGAAAGACTACAAAGGAGATTTGACTGGGGAGAAGATTCTGTTTATAATCAGGATGCTATTGAATTATCCGGTGGACGTTGA